Proteins co-encoded in one Papaver somniferum cultivar HN1 chromosome 5, ASM357369v1, whole genome shotgun sequence genomic window:
- the LOC113279606 gene encoding uncharacterized protein LOC113279606: protein MNKVNNDVTKEKEDERRPKVTPRPTVIDGISNDHGGDETLHDSVNIDHIEAETGYHSVDSNSDCSIDPYRDEDIEDTEKEMDMPPPTNEFQGEENNHDDLYQDVECGEEQNKVEDTGNLYLGQLWGTIYECRRFLRRHAVKKKFEMTFKKNERHKVVVVCANSMHGCPWRCTASQQEDGHTIKVVRLNDEHECVVGNRKQNKMADCRFISTELEDVFKCQKKSYTVGMVIIERARTIALEKIYGDYAGSYSLLPEMCRQILKNNKCSIASVSTDDADNSFTGLCITYKPFIDGFKKGCRPVIGLDGTHLKGKYGGVILAAIALDGNNGIYCFRHLWANLKKMYKGDHTRHLVWGTAKAYTKYEYRVWAKTLKKHDQGAYEKLHEADVHTWARSHFDEGSKCEHITNNFSESFNSWILKPREMPIIPMCENFHTKMMNLLYDRRNKGKRWEKEMKGRYAGLVPRAARIINGLESHVVKYTCHGADDHLHQVTQDNTENRWIVNLTQKSCSCCTWQFTGLPCEHAVVVILPLRDPWIE from the exons ATGAATAAGGTGAATAATGATGTTACGAAAGAAAAAGAGGATGAAAGGAGGCCTAAAGTAACTCCTCGGCCCACTGTTATTGATGGAATTTCTAATGATCATGGCGGTGATGAGACATTACATGACAGTGTCAATATTGACCATATAGAAGCTGAGACTGGCTACCATAGTGTAGATTCAAATAGTGATTGTTCAATTGATCCGTACAGAGACGAAGATATTGAAGACACTGAAAAGGAAATGGACATGCCACCACCTACCAATGAATTTCAAGGCGAAGAAAATAATCATGATGATTTATACCAAGATGTTGAGTGCGGAGAAGAACAAAATAAAGTGGAAGACACAGGTAATTTGTATTTGGGTCAGTTGTGGGGTACTATATATGAGTGTAGAAGGTTTTTGAGAAGACATGCAGTTAAGAAGAAATTTGAAATGACTTTCAAGAAAAATGAGAGGCATAAAGTGGTAGTTGTTTGTGCTAATTCTATGCATGGGTGTCCGTGGAGATGTACTGCATCACAACAAGAAGATGGTCATACAATAAAGGTTGTAAGACTAAATGATGAGCATGAATGTGTGGTTGGAAACCGAAAGCAAAACAAGATGGCTGATTGTAGATTTATTTCTACAGAACTGGAGGATGTATTTAAATGCCAAAAAAAGTCTTATacagttg GTATGGTTATTATAGAG AGGGCAAGGACAATTGCATTGGAGAAAATTTATGGCGATTATGCTGGATCTTACAGTCTTCTGCCAGAAATGTGTAGACAAATTCTGAAGAACAATAAATGTTCAATTGCAAGTGTGTCAACTGATGATGCGGACAATAGTTTCACTGGGTTGTGTATTACTTACAAGCCTTTCATTGATGGGTTCAAAAAAGGCTGCAGACCTGTTATAGGACTAGATGGCACTCACTTAAAAGGTAAGTATGGAGGTGTTATTCTTGCAGCTATAGCCTTAGATGGAAACAATGGAAT ATATTGCTTTAGGCATTTATGGGCGAACTTGAAAAAAATGTATAAGGGTGATCACACTAGACACTTAGTATGGGGAACAGCCAAAGCATATACAAAGTATGAGTATAGAGTTTGGGCTAAGACTTTGAAAAAACATGATCAAGGTGCATATGAAAAACTGCATGAAGCAGATGTACACACTTGGGCACGATCACATTTCGATGAGGGTTCAAAGTGTGAGCATATTACTAACAACTTCTCAGAAAGCTTTAATTCTTGGATTTTGAAGCCAAGAGAAATGCCCATAATACCTATGTGTGAAAATTTTCATACAAAGATGATGAATCTGTTGTATGATAGGAGGAATAAGGGCAAGAGATGGGAAAAAGAAATGAAGGGTAGATACGCCGGATTGGTCCCTAGGGCGGCAAGGATAATAAATGGGCTTGAATCACATGTTGTAAAGTACACTTGCCACGGGGCAGATGATCATCTTCATCAAGTTACTCAAGATAATACGGAAAACAGATGGATTGTGAATTTAACTCAGAAGTCATGCTCATGTTGTACTTGGCAATTTACTGGTTTACCATGTGAACATGCGGTAGTTGTCATACTTCCTTTAAGAGATCCATGGAT